The following are from one region of the Capsicum annuum cultivar UCD-10X-F1 chromosome 1, UCD10Xv1.1, whole genome shotgun sequence genome:
- the LOC107852260 gene encoding uncharacterized protein LOC107852260, producing the protein MLDSRNQEPIDHMPILDPITTSNYTYNNNTYQLFNFAPTNDNGVEDMSQQHVDLVDVDQSGVSSPPLWKNTSSRSHDPSFQNSINHRLNSPSLRALAIAQGQWELMEMVKNMPESCYELSLKDLVEKNDQEQCLINKEEGSFTSTNDHQEQVVQQRVRSIKRQESSNMNGDQKKRKESFEDKGSFLKVFFPIPPKVKNSTKTSGTKVSPKVLAEGGTDKSEKDWWKKRFSCSSESDSSKTGSSSNSESTGRSGSSGSNDSRTSTKRKKKGFLTKLWSKTCFGKSKSAE; encoded by the exons ATGTTAGATTCAAGAAACCAAGAACCCATTGATCATATGCCAATTCTTGATCCAATTACAACTTCAAATTACACTTATAATAATAACACTTACCAACTTTTCAATTTTGCCCCTACAAATGATAATGGAGTTGAAGATATGTCACAACAACATGTTGATTTAGTTGATGTTGATCAATCTGGTGTTTCTTCACCACCCTTATGGAAAAACACCTCATCAAGAAGCCATGATCCCTCCTTTCAAAACTCAATAAATCATCGGTTAAACTCACCTAGCCTTAGAGCTCTAGCTATAGCTCAAGGCCaatgggaactcatggaaatggTCAAGAACATGCCTGAATCTTGCTATGAATTGTCCCTTAAAGATCTTGTTGAGAAAAATGATCAAGAACAATGCTTGATAAATAAAGAGGAAGGAAGTTTTACTAGCACTAATGATCATCAAGAACAAGTTGTGCAGCAAAGGGTGAGAAGCATAAAAAGGCAAGAAAGTAGCAATATGAATGGTGATCAAAAGAAGCGTAAAGAAAGTTTTGAAGATAAGGGGTCTTTTCTAAAGGTGTTTTTTCCAATTCCACCGAAGGTGAAGAATTCAACAAAAACAAGTGGTACTAAAGTTTCACCAAAGGTGTTAGCAGAAGGTGGTACAGATAAATCAGAGAAagattggtggaagaagagattTTCTTGTTCAAGTGAAAGTGATAGTAGCAAAACaggtagtagtagtaatagtgaAAGTACTGGTAGAAGTGGTAGCAGTGGCAGCAATGATAGCAGAACAAGTACTAAAAG GAAAAAGAAGGGTTTTTTAACCAAATTGTGGTCAAAAACATGCTTTGGTAAAAGCAAATCAGCAGAATGA
- the LOC107852265 gene encoding xyloglucan-specific galacturonosyltransferase 1-like — MAISISKKKAKVNERVEHKEVGFFFSSFLAKFLFRIPSIVLILILIFLWSSSTTIISGKVVHVCISLRKLNDLYCISAGTEPNLDIAVPPLNGTSSSSLVDQKDTASKVSSPQDTRVAIVDESSSSIDAIDVSLQEPSPLDIPIPRFNDSSSSTDAMANVVDVSLRESSPLDIPIPRVNDSSTYIPSEKQESTTVSVDSFAGKKNVAFRNNMIKSGDEELVMAYNDVEDQLQVHRSWAATSQNNATCDGKGIYVYDLPSKFNKDLVAHCADMIPWINLCKYFSNEAMGEPIQNLGKGWYQTHQYSLELIFHSRVLNHPCRVHNADEAKLFYVPFYGGLDILRWHFKNVSNEVKDSLGLELVRWLESQQHWFQKSGNDHVFVLGKISWDFRRYSNTNWGSRFLELDEMQNPVKLLIERQPWHVNDIGIPHPTYFHPQTDNDIIAWQDRIIKSNRRSLVSFAGAARPDAPANIRSILISQCTSAKDQECTFLDCNSGKCHQPESIIQLFMESEFCLQPPGDSPTRKSVFDSLISGCIPVIFDPFTAYYQYSWHLPEDHKKYSVFIDQEDVRNMKVNVVETLMQITTKEREDMRSYITYELLPGLVYGDPKSKLEKFQDAFSITINNLFQRLNKLES, encoded by the coding sequence ATGGCAATTTCAATTTCAAAGAAGAAAGCTAAGGTTAACGAAAGAGTTGAACATAAAGAAGttggtttctttttttcttcttttttagctAAATTTTTGTTTAGAATTCCATCTATAGTCCTTATTTTGATTCTTATCTTCTTATGGTCTTCTTCTACTACCATTATTTCTGGTAAAGTAGTTCATGTTTGCATCTCATTGCGTAAACTCAACGATCTTTATTGCATTTCTGCTGGCACTGAACCAAATCTTGATATCGCGGTTCCTCCTCTCAATGGAACTTCTTCTTCTAGTTTAGTTGATCAGAAGGATACCGCGTCAAAAGTATCTAGTCCTCAAGACACTCGAGTTGCAATAGTCGATGAAAGTTCCTCATCAATTGATGCAATCGATGTTTCACTACAAGAACCTAGTCCTCTTGACATTCCAATTCCGCGTTTCAATGATAGTTCATCATCAACAGATGCTATGGCAAATGTTGTTGATGTTTCGCTACGAGAATCTAGTCCTCTTGACATCCCAATTCCGCGTGTCAATGATAGTTCCACATACATTCCTAGTGAGAAACAAGAAAGTACAACCGTATCTGTTGATTCTTTCGCAGGAAAGAAAAATGTTGCTTTCAGAAACAACATGATTAAAAGTGGTGATGAGGAACTAGTGATGGCTTACAATGATGTGGAGGATCAATTGCAGGTGCATCGTTCGTGGGCTGCAACTAGCCAAAACAATGCAACGTGCGATGGCAAGGGAATTTACGTGTATGATTTACCATCAAAGTTCAACAAAGACTTGGTAGCTCATTGTGCAGATATGATTCCTTGGATCAACCTTTGCAAGTACTTCAGCAACGAGGCGATGGGAGAACCTATACAGAATCTTGGCAAAGGGTGGTACCAGACACATCAGTATTCACTAGAGCTGATATTTCATTCGCGTGTTCTGAATCATCCTTGTAGAGTGCACAATGCAGATGAAGCAAAACTGTTTTATGTGCCCTTTTATGGTGGACTTGATATCTTGAGATGGCATTTCAAGAATGTATCGAACGAGGTCAAGGACTCATTGGGATTAGAACTTGTAAGATGGTTAGAGTCACAGCAGCATTGGTTTCAAAAATCAGGTAATGATCATGTCTTTGTCTTGGGAAAAATTTCTTGGGACTTCAGAAGATATAGCAACACAAACTGGGGGAGTAGGTTCTTGGAGCTAGACGAAATGCAGAATCCGGTTAAGCTCTTGATCGAACGACAACCATGGCATGTTAACGACATAGGAATACCACATCCTACTTATTTCCATCCACAAACCGACAATGACATAATCGCGTGGCAAGACAGGATCATCAAGTCAAATCGGAGAAGCCTCGTGTCCTTTGCTGGTGCAGCAAGACCTGATGCACCAGCAAACATAAGGTCAATCTTGATCAGCCAATGCACATCAGCCAAAGACCAAGAATGCACATTCCTGGATTGCAACTCAGGCAAATGTCATCAGCCCGAGTCGATAATACAACTCTTCATGGAATCTGAATTCTGTTTGCAGCCTCCAGGGGACAGTCCAACAAGAAAATCAGTTTTCGACTCGTTGATATCAGGTTGCATACCTGTGATCTTTGATCCCTTTACAGCATACTATCAATACTCATGGCATTTACCAGAAGATCATAAAAAATACTCAGTGTTCATAGATCAAGAAGATGTGAGGAATATGAAAGTCAATGTTGTGGAGACGCTTATGCAAAttacaacaaaagaaagagaGGACATGAGAAGTTACATAACATATGAGCTGTTACCTGGATTGGTATATGGAGATCCAAAATCCAAGTTGGAAAAATTTCAAGATGCATTCTCAATAACTATAAACAATTTGTTTCAAAGATTGAACAAATTGGAATCATga